The region GCCTGGATAGCAAGCTGTCAGGATATTTATGGATAAATGGCAAACCTGCTTCAGGCAGGCGATTCAGGCCAAGGGAAAGCTGCTCTGTTTATTTGCACGGCCATTTAACCTTAAGACATCTGCACTAAAAATGGCCTCGGAGAGGAGGAAATCtgggacacagcacagctcaaagAAGTGCTCTCTGCCCTCCTCCATGCCCTTTGCTTGCAGTGCAGTGGGCAGCAGAAAGCACCATGGGCACCCAGGGACTTTCTCTTACCCCTCCTGAGAACAAAGCTCTTTTTAAATCCCCTTTTTACCGTGCACAATGCAGACGATGGAGCAGCAACAGGATTTTATCCTCTGAGCTGCCGTTTGGAGCCTGCCCACCACGGTGCTGCTTCCTCTTGGCAGGTCACAGGTGCTGTGCTTCAGGCTCTCATGGTTCCTCTTTTGGATCAGATAACTTTGGTGGTTGTTAAGAGGTGGGCTGGAAGTGCGTGCACCCGAAGTGCTGCAGGAACCCAAACGCTTGGTGCAGGGGCATCCGGAGATAGCAGGTGCCACTGCAGTGATAAATGCAATCCAGAGCAGCACTGTAGAGATGGAGGTTTCAGCTTGAGGCCCTCCTTGCTGCTCCCTAGAGGAGGAGCATTTTGGTGGATACAGCAAACAGAGTTCAGGTGCCAGTTGGCTCTGATTCGCATTTCTCGCCTTCACCTTAGGTCTGGCTGTTGGTGAAGGCGAGCAGCTCCTCTAGGACACCTTTGCATGTATGTCTGTTTGTATGTCTGAACTGCTGCCTTCTGAAAGTcttagttttccttttgctttgcctCAGCTTCCCCTTTGGTGCACCATAGAGGTTTCAGTATTCCCTTGAGAGGCTGTGGGGCTAGACTCacaaaggcaaaagcaaagcaaagagacaCCAGtgtaaaatgcaaaacaagGGTGAAACACTCTCTCTGAGCctgatgttgctcctgctgaCTTTCCACCTGCACAATCTGTAACTCAATGACCTCCAAATTCTTGGCTCAAAACccccaggagctctgcctgGCCCCCGAGCAGGACCAGAGGGAGGTTGGGAGTAGAGGCAGCAGTTCCCTTATCCTGCCTGCCTATATTGCAGGAGGGCTTCCCCAAAAACctggggctcagcagcaccTCTCCCTCCTTGAGGGGGAGGAAAACCTCACGTCATGCCACAAAAATGCTCCTCGGCCCTGCCCAAGCCTTGGAGCAATTCCCAGGTGAGTCATGGAGGCTTCTCAGCCCGGGCACTGCAGACAGCCCCTGGGGGGCATAAGGCTGCTTTCCTGGGACCACAGTCCACCCATGCTGAGCCGTGGGTGATCTGCTTGGGTCCAGCAGGCTCTCACCCACCTCAGTGCTCCTCCATAGTCCGATTCCTGGCTGGACTCTGTGGGCACAGACCTCTCGCCCTGCAGAGACTTTAGATGTGTTGGCAgctctgaggaaaagaaaaacacgcCGAGGGCGCAGGCATCTGATCTGAGTGATTTCTTGTCTCTGCAGGCACCATCCAGAGCTGCTCGTGGAGCCCGTTAGCTCCTCACAGGAGTCAGACGTATCCTAAGGAGCCATAAAAGAGGAATCCTGCCCAGGAGccagcatggagcagaagatCAGCTCTTTCTTTAATTCCATCTTGGAACTCGTCCGCACCAAGCACAAGGAGGGCGTCTTCAACACCGTCTGCCTCGCGGTGCTGCTGGGCCTGCCCTTCGTCGTCCTCATCGCGTCCATCTTcatctgctgccactgctgcatcTCCCACTGGAGGAGACAGAGCAGGAAGAgggacagccccagcagcaacgggcagctgcaggctgagaggaacaagaaaaagaagaagaagaagaaggatgaggagGACCTGTGGATCTCAGCTCAGCCCAAGCTGCTCTTGCTGGACAAGAGGCCGTCTCTGCCTATCTAGCAGCCAACTCTGATGTCTTCAGTCCTTCCAGCTGTGCTACAAGGAGATGCCCAAACTGCTGCCACTTTCTGGTGACTTCGAAAAGAGGCTGAGCCCACCAGTGGGGTATCAGAGGGCCGGCACAGAGCAAGGCCTGTAGACATGGGTTTATGGCCCCCCACCAAGGTGAAACCCTCTGCAAAGGACATAACAGACTGCTGAGCCACCATGGGGCCACGCTCACTCTCACCTTGGAGACACAAGGCAAGCCGAGTGCAGCATTACAGTACAGTGCAGACATCCTGGCCCTCCAGCCCCCAAACCAAAAGCAATACGAGTTTCGCAGGATGCACTCAGCCCAACCTCAGAAACCTCAAGTCCCAGCCTaaggcagcaaagcagaaggcCATGCTGCCTCTCAGCCCAGAGGCAGGAAGGAGCCAGGAAGTTGCACGACCAGCCCTTTTAAACCAGCACCTAAAAAGTCTTCCTTAAAAGACTTCTTTTGTACAGACTTGCTTTTAAAGAGCCCCCCATACTGCAGCAAAGGCTGCATCACCTCTATGCTACTGCAAGAGCAAAGACGTAAGCTGACGCTGTGTAACAGCTTAGCTATGGCCATTAGTGTTATTTATTGAATGACTACTAAAGAGCAGGACCAAAGGCCCCTCTTCTACAGGGCTTGGCACACTGAATTGCTATTGGAGCAACAGACACTTTCCCAGCACAGTCCCTGTGCCACACGTGGGGGCATGCAGAGACCCACAAGCACGCACCACTGCTGCATGgccatcagcacagctggatcTGGGACCGGACCCTGCATTCATCTCCCTCTCCATCACCCTCATCTCTCTTCCTGGCAAAGCCACCAACTCCTGGCAGTTCCTCGTGCCACCCATCCTGGTTTGTGCAACTCCAGCAGGGTGGTGATGCTAACATCACGTCACGGGGCTTGGCTCCGTCTGGCTGCACCGGTGACAGCCTCAAGGCTCCTCACCACACAGGGCTTTAAATTGCCCCCATATGTGCCTTATTTTCCAGTTTACTTTGCGACCATTGAAATAAGCAACTCCCTCCTCCTCCAAAACAGGAAGCGACATATAACAGTAGAAAACTTTCAGGCTTTGCCACACGTCCCCCACCCAGGTACTCCTCCCCAGTTTTGGCCAAACCATGCACTGAACCACTGCATCTCGAGGCAAAAGCAAGAGAGATGTGCCTGTTATGGGGGTGACAGCCATCTGAGCACAGAGGCAAGAGCAGCATGGTACGGAAACACGGCTGCGCTCCCCCCTGCACTGCCTCCCCACAACTGCACTTCAGTATCAGCCTTTTCCTAAAGAGCCCAtgcaacaggagaaaaagaaacgaacatttttctagctttttttttgttgttgttgtttgtataaaaataaatgactctAAAACTGCAAACCAATGCCGTGCCTCTAGcagttgtgtttattttcaggGGGAAATGTTTCTTGTATCTGTTCCCTGGCCCTAGATAAGACGCTGGGAGGGCTTAGTGGTCAGATGTGCTGTGCCTCTCTCTGCCTGCAGACAGCTGTGCAGCTCGAAGCTTTCTTAAAGAAACAGCTTAGCTTAATCAAATTTATTGGCTTCGCCTTGTTAATGAACACAGTCAAGCTTCTCTCCCCAAGGGCAAAAAGtactgggaagaagaaaagcagcatttcaggctgcagggaaggttttttgttttttttttcccttttgaaggctctgcagcacagggtgaAACCCAGCTGATTTCTATCAGACAAGTATTTCTTGGTGTCTGCAGCTCCTCGCAGCTGTCTGCACTGGGCATGCAATGAGAGCAGAGTTTTTTCCACACAGCACGGTGGGCACCTGCACCACTGAGCTCCCCTTCCATTAAAAcgaatgaaaatgaaaactccCTCTCACCTGGATGTTGCACTGAGGTCCTGCACAAAGGCCACAGAGCTCTGGGAAGGACtggcaggaggaggtgggggggggggggaggggaagctGGTGCCAGTTTTTGACTATTCCCTGGAACAGCCCCAAGGATTGAGAAGGTGCCAGAATTGCCCCACATAGTCCCTGAAGTCCCATTAGGAGGGCAGAATTGGATCCTCAGTGACCGTTCCTCTATTTCTTCAGCCAACAAAGCCTGAAGCAACAACCAGAAGTAGGGTGGCTACCTTCCAACCAAGTGCCCAGTGCGGTAAGACACTCCcatcttctcctcttcctgtgGTCCAGCGAATGCTGAATTACACCCTTCAGAGTCCAATGCCTTTAGGAAACAGCCACCTCTCCCCACCCGCAGCATTTTGCAGAGAGTCCAGCCCTCTGGATGGAGCAGTGGTCATGCTGAGCCCAAAAGAGCTGGGCTCACATGGCCCATCAGCTGCATAGTCCTGGTCAACTCAGTGATACCAAGACAGCACATCCTTCTGGGATTCAAATTCTGCCCCAGGCATGTTGCAAACCCTTCTGTCTACAAAACTTAAGTGATCTCACAGCAAGGCAGAGGCTTTGAGAAGCTGTTCTGGCCCAAAGGCATTAGGGATCAGGTATAGCAATAAAACAAGGGCACTAGGAGGatgtgcattttttcttttcttttttttaatgggacTACTCCAAGCAGCCCAAGTCTTTAAaccagagcagcctgcaggcaaagaaacagctttatcagagcagccccagcctttAAATCTGTGATACAGTCTGATTAGCCCTCAAAAACATCTTTCCATGGAGGCCAGCTGGATAGAGGACTGGTTCTCCTAAAGCAGCACGAAGAGAGGATGCCATCCTGTGGCTGTCTGTGAACACTGGCTTTGCACATAAGCAGTGGTCCCTGACTACCCTTCCTAGTGAAGGAGACAGGCCCGTACTTCAGAGAAACAAGTAAGTGCCACTTCAGAAACTGCTGGTAAAGTGCCTCgctttcttttcattctaaaaAACACAGCTCAGCCTTCTTAAGAGAATATTCTCTGCACCCAGGTAAGATTCAGCTGTGGAACGCCATCAAGCTTTGCCTCTGCAGTGCGCACACGAAAGAGCTGCTGAGAGAGATCACATCTGTTGCCTTTTAGAGCATAAGCTTGCTTTTAGAGGGGCTGAGTGTAAGGCACTTAATCCTCAGGTCCCCCTTAGTCACCTGCCCTCTAGCTGACTGACACACTGAAACCTGTCCCCATCTGGGCAGAGGAGAGGAATCGCTTCAGCACAATActcttccctccctttcccatttccttccctCATGCTCTTAACACAGAGTTGCAAGTTCAAGTGcaattttcctctcctccttcccttacGCCAAGGGGTATGGATATCCTAATGCAGCTCAGCTGAGTCTCTGCTTGCCCAACCATGCAAGtagcacagaaatgaaagtaCGACAAAGAATTGAGACCTCACTTGTGAGAGACAACTCTGTGGCTAGCTCACCTCAGCCAAGTCCTAGCAGCCAAAGATCAGTTACTTTCTTTGCAGTATCAAGTAATGAAGAGAACACACAGACCCCATCCCCGTTTTGGAAATTCCAGAGACCTAATTTTCACAGCACTAGTTTTTCCACATTGCTCTGCAATGATACAGGCTGGGTATTGCTCCACCTCTGTAAATAAAGCTTAGTTCAAACTGagaaagaataataattctGACGcccaaagcaaggaaaacagaaatattttaagacc is a window of Gallus gallus isolate bGalGal1 chromosome 8, bGalGal1.mat.broiler.GRCg7b, whole genome shotgun sequence DNA encoding:
- the KIAA0040 gene encoding uncharacterized protein KIAA0040 homolog — its product is MEQKISSFFNSILELVRTKHKEGVFNTVCLAVLLGLPFVVLIASIFICCHCCISHWRRQSRKRDSPSSNGQLQAERNKKKKKKKKDEEDLWISAQPKLLLLDKRPSLPI